The following proteins are co-located in the Bosea sp. AS-1 genome:
- a CDS encoding thioredoxin domain-containing protein, which produces MNRLSGAASPYLLQHRDNPVDWWEWSPEAFAEAKRSNRPVLLSIGYAACHWCHVMAHESFESPETAAVMNELFVNIKVDREERPDIDHVYMTALHSLGEQGGWPLTMFLTPDGDAFWGGTYFPPEPRHGRPSFTAVLRQLSAIYRREPDRITSNAAAIRTTLERAETIAQTEVGEPDLDHLAEQIAGAFDSRDGGLKGAPKFPNAGLIELLWRAGSRATESAPTMVAASVTLERMARGGIHDHIGGGFARYAVDERWLVPHFEKMLYDNAQLLVLYALEAQRTGNLLAREAATGIVAWLEREMLLPEGAFAASLDADSEGVEGKFYVWTLDDITAVLGSEDGLLFAQHYDVTVHGNWEETNILNRLDTPDPDKETAQRLTAMKEQLLAIRMQRVPPARDDKILADWNGLMIAALARASGLLGEPHWLGLAKGAYRFVAESMMDGDGLAHSYRLGRLIAPGFALDHAAMIDAALALHDATLEPHYLDDAQRWSTHLDRHYRDRNTGLLGMTRHESGELPVRPRPTHDDAVPNALGVHAANLVRLAAKTGASADRDKAQAQLKAAVQAAARAPMAHGSVLNAYDLARYGAEIVLAGPARMDFHRSAWNLPYTTTILVDCADSTSLPPGHPATAMLRQAGDGAAFICFEGRCLPPVTDPNRLAEAVAEGR; this is translated from the coding sequence ATGAACCGCCTCTCCGGAGCCGCCAGCCCTTATCTGCTCCAGCATCGCGACAACCCCGTCGATTGGTGGGAGTGGAGTCCCGAGGCTTTCGCCGAGGCCAAGCGCAGCAACCGGCCCGTGCTGCTCTCGATCGGCTACGCCGCCTGCCATTGGTGCCATGTCATGGCCCATGAAAGCTTCGAGAGCCCGGAGACGGCTGCCGTCATGAACGAGCTCTTCGTGAACATCAAGGTCGATCGAGAGGAACGACCTGACATCGATCATGTCTATATGACGGCCCTGCACAGTCTCGGCGAGCAAGGTGGCTGGCCCCTGACGATGTTCCTGACACCAGACGGTGATGCTTTCTGGGGCGGCACCTATTTCCCGCCGGAGCCCCGTCACGGCCGCCCGTCCTTTACCGCTGTGTTGCGGCAGCTCTCAGCGATCTACCGGCGTGAGCCGGATCGGATCACGAGCAACGCCGCCGCCATCCGCACGACCCTCGAGCGCGCGGAAACCATAGCCCAGACAGAGGTCGGAGAACCCGATCTCGACCATCTCGCGGAGCAGATCGCGGGAGCTTTCGACTCTCGCGACGGCGGGCTGAAGGGCGCACCGAAATTCCCCAATGCCGGGCTGATCGAGCTGCTGTGGCGTGCCGGAAGCCGCGCAACCGAATCAGCGCCCACAATGGTGGCAGCGTCCGTCACATTGGAGCGCATGGCCCGCGGCGGCATTCACGACCATATCGGGGGCGGCTTCGCCCGCTATGCCGTCGACGAGCGTTGGCTCGTACCGCATTTCGAAAAGATGCTTTACGACAACGCCCAGCTCCTGGTGCTTTATGCGCTCGAAGCGCAGCGAACCGGCAATCTCCTTGCCCGCGAAGCCGCCACGGGAATTGTTGCCTGGCTCGAACGCGAAATGCTCCTGCCCGAGGGCGCCTTCGCTGCCAGCCTCGACGCGGATTCAGAAGGCGTCGAGGGCAAATTCTATGTCTGGACTTTGGACGACATCACCGCCGTCCTCGGATCCGAAGACGGTCTGTTGTTCGCCCAGCATTATGACGTCACCGTCCATGGGAACTGGGAAGAAACGAACATCCTCAATCGGCTCGACACGCCCGATCCGGATAAGGAAACCGCTCAGCGACTCACGGCGATGAAAGAGCAGCTTCTCGCCATCCGAATGCAGCGGGTGCCGCCGGCACGAGACGACAAGATCCTTGCCGACTGGAATGGGCTGATGATTGCCGCGCTCGCCCGCGCGTCCGGTCTGCTGGGCGAACCCCATTGGCTTGGCCTTGCAAAAGGGGCCTACCGTTTCGTTGCCGAATCGATGATGGATGGCGATGGACTGGCCCATTCCTATCGACTTGGGCGACTGATCGCGCCTGGCTTTGCTTTGGACCACGCCGCCATGATCGATGCGGCCCTTGCGCTGCATGATGCGACACTGGAACCCCATTATCTCGATGATGCGCAGCGCTGGTCTACCCATCTCGACCGGCACTACCGCGATCGGAACACCGGTCTACTCGGGATGACTCGGCATGAATCAGGCGAACTTCCGGTGCGACCGAGGCCTACTCACGATGACGCGGTGCCCAATGCTCTGGGCGTTCACGCAGCCAACCTCGTTCGGCTCGCGGCGAAGACGGGCGCGTCCGCGGACAGGGACAAGGCACAAGCCCAGTTGAAAGCGGCGGTGCAGGCCGCAGCCCGCGCGCCGATGGCGCATGGCTCGGTGCTGAACGCCTATGACCTCGCCCGTTACGGGGCCGAGATCGTCCTGGCAGGCCCAGCCCGAATGGATTTCCATCGAAGCGCGTGGAACCTGCCCTACACGACGACAATCCTGGTCGACTGCGCTGACTCGACGTCGCTGCCTCCCGGCCATCCCGCCACTGCGATGTTGCGCCAAGCCGGAGACGGCGCGGCCTTCATCTGCTTCGAAGGTCGTTGCCTGCCACCCGTCACGGATCCGAATCGATTGGCCGAGGCCGTCGCAGAGGGACGTTAG
- a CDS encoding TerC family protein: MDALVTLASDPAVWAALGALIAMEVVLGIDNLIFISILTNKLPEHQRSKGRKIGIGLALILRLALLSTVAIIVKLTAPIFSVFGQSFSWRDLILIAGGLFLVWKATKEIHHKVDPEPGPDVFDGGRAAAANFGSVIAQILLLDLVFSIDSIITAVGMTEHIPVMVIAVIVAVLTMLLAADPLARFIEKNPTIVMLALGFLLMIGGTLIAEGFGVHVPKGYIYAAMAFSALVEALNMLSRRAGSRSR; the protein is encoded by the coding sequence ATGGACGCCCTTGTGACGCTTGCTTCCGACCCTGCCGTATGGGCCGCGCTCGGAGCATTGATCGCCATGGAGGTCGTGCTCGGCATCGACAACCTGATCTTCATCTCGATCCTGACCAACAAGCTGCCGGAGCATCAGCGCTCGAAAGGCCGCAAGATCGGCATCGGGCTCGCGCTGATCCTGAGGCTCGCGCTGCTCAGCACGGTCGCGATCATCGTCAAGCTCACCGCGCCAATCTTCTCCGTGTTCGGCCAGTCCTTCTCCTGGCGCGATCTCATTCTGATCGCAGGCGGGCTCTTCCTGGTCTGGAAGGCGACGAAGGAGATCCATCACAAGGTCGATCCCGAGCCTGGCCCGGACGTCTTCGACGGCGGCCGCGCCGCTGCGGCCAATTTCGGCAGCGTGATCGCCCAAATCCTGCTGCTCGATCTCGTCTTCTCGATCGATTCGATCATCACCGCTGTCGGCATGACCGAACACATCCCCGTCATGGTCATCGCCGTGATCGTCGCGGTGCTGACGATGCTGCTCGCCGCCGATCCGCTGGCGCGATTCATCGAGAAGAACCCGACCATCGTGATGCTGGCGCTCGGCTTCCTGCTGATGATCGGCGGCACGCTGATCGCGGAAGGCTTCGGCGTCCATGTGCCGAAGGGCTACATCTACGCGGCAATGGCTTTTTCGGCGCTGGTCGAGGCGCTCAACATGCTGTCGCGGCGGGCCGGCAGCCGGAGCCGTTGA
- a CDS encoding pyruvate, water dikinase regulatory protein — protein sequence MVRNYFHLHLVSDATGETLIAVSRAAAAQYETVSAIEHVYPLVRSEAQLARVLAEIESSPGVVLYTLVEPEWQEKLENFCRELGCPCLSVLQPVLSLFQSYLGQASATKPGAQHVLNTEYFRRIDAMNYTLLHDDGQMGGDLDNADVILVGISRTSKTPTSIYLANRGIKTANIPLVPNVPLPIELDAAKKPLIVGLVASPDRIVQIRQNRLLSLRADDETPYVDPAAVADEVAQSRRLCARKGWPVIDVTRRSIEETAASILDLLRDHRMKFIAT from the coding sequence GTGGTCCGCAATTATTTTCACCTCCATCTGGTCTCGGATGCGACCGGCGAGACCTTGATCGCGGTCAGCCGCGCGGCCGCCGCGCAATACGAGACCGTCTCCGCGATCGAGCATGTCTATCCCCTGGTGCGCTCGGAAGCGCAGCTCGCCCGCGTTCTGGCAGAGATCGAATCCTCGCCTGGCGTCGTGCTCTACACGCTGGTCGAGCCGGAATGGCAGGAGAAGCTGGAGAATTTCTGTCGCGAACTCGGCTGTCCCTGCCTGTCGGTTCTGCAGCCGGTGCTGTCGCTGTTCCAGTCCTATCTCGGCCAGGCTTCGGCGACGAAACCGGGCGCTCAGCACGTCCTCAATACCGAATATTTCCGTCGCATCGACGCGATGAACTACACCCTGTTGCACGATGACGGGCAGATGGGCGGCGACCTCGACAATGCCGATGTCATCCTCGTCGGCATTAGCCGCACCTCCAAGACGCCGACGAGCATCTATCTCGCCAATCGCGGCATCAAGACCGCCAATATCCCGCTCGTGCCGAACGTGCCGTTGCCGATCGAACTCGACGCGGCGAAGAAGCCGCTGATCGTCGGTCTCGTCGCCAGTCCCGACCGCATCGTCCAGATCAGGCAGAACCGCCTGCTGTCGCTGCGCGCCGATGACGAGACGCCCTATGTCGATCCCGCGGCCGTGGCCGATGAAGTCGCCCAGTCGCGCCGGCTCTGCGCGCGCAAGGGCTGGCCGGTGATCGACGTCACCCGCCGCTCGATCGAGGAGACGGCAGCCTCCATCCTCGATCTGCTGCGCGATCACCGCATGAAGTTCATCGCAACATGA
- the rho gene encoding transcription termination factor Rho, which translates to MREIKLQELKSKSPTELLSFAEEVEVENASTMRKQELMFAILKQLAARETEILGEGVVEVLQDGFGFLRSPDSNYLPGPDDIYVSPSQIRKFGLRTGDTVEGPIRSPKDGERYFALLKVNTVNFEDPEKIKHKIHFDNLTPLYPDQRLKLEVQDPTKKDFSPRVIDIVAPIGKGQRALIVAPPRTGKTVLLQNIAQSITTNHPECYLIVLLIDERPEEVTDMQRSVKGEVVSSTFDEPASRHVQVAEMVIEKAKRLVEHGRDVVILLDSITRLGRAYNTVVPSSGKVLTGGVDANALQRPKRFFGAARNIEEGGSLTIVATALIDTGSRMDEVIFEEFKGTGNSEIVLDRKVADKRIFPAIDILKSGTRKEELITPRSDLQKTYVLRRILNPMGPQDAIEFLIDKLRQTKQNSEFFDSMNT; encoded by the coding sequence ATGCGGGAAATCAAGCTCCAAGAGCTCAAGAGCAAATCGCCGACCGAACTGCTGTCCTTTGCCGAGGAGGTGGAGGTCGAGAACGCCAGCACGATGCGCAAGCAGGAGCTGATGTTCGCCATTCTGAAGCAGCTCGCCGCGCGCGAGACCGAGATTCTCGGCGAGGGCGTCGTCGAGGTCCTGCAGGACGGTTTTGGCTTCCTGCGCTCGCCGGATTCGAACTATCTGCCGGGCCCTGACGACATCTACGTCTCCCCTTCGCAGATCCGGAAATTCGGCCTGCGCACCGGCGATACGGTGGAAGGCCCGATCCGCAGCCCGAAGGACGGCGAGCGCTATTTCGCGCTGCTCAAGGTCAACACGGTCAATTTTGAAGACCCGGAGAAGATCAAGCACAAGATCCACTTCGACAACCTGACGCCGCTCTACCCGGATCAGCGCCTGAAACTCGAAGTCCAGGATCCGACGAAGAAGGATTTCTCGCCGCGCGTCATCGATATCGTCGCGCCGATCGGCAAGGGCCAGCGCGCCTTGATCGTCGCGCCGCCGCGTACCGGTAAGACGGTTCTGCTGCAGAATATCGCGCAATCGATCACGACGAATCACCCCGAGTGCTATCTGATCGTGCTGCTGATCGACGAGCGGCCCGAGGAAGTCACCGACATGCAGCGCTCGGTGAAGGGCGAGGTCGTGTCCTCGACCTTCGACGAACCGGCCTCGCGCCACGTTCAGGTTGCCGAGATGGTGATCGAGAAGGCGAAGCGCCTGGTCGAGCATGGCCGTGACGTTGTCATCCTGCTCGATTCGATCACGCGCCTCGGCCGCGCCTACAATACCGTGGTGCCGTCTTCCGGCAAGGTGCTGACCGGCGGTGTCGACGCCAACGCGCTGCAGCGTCCGAAGCGTTTCTTCGGCGCCGCGCGCAATATCGAGGAAGGCGGCTCGCTCACCATCGTCGCCACCGCGCTGATCGATACAGGTTCACGCATGGACGAAGTCATCTTCGAGGAGTTCAAGGGCACCGGCAATTCGGAAATCGTGCTCGACCGCAAGGTGGCCGACAAGCGCATCTTCCCGGCGATCGATATCCTCAAGTCCGGGACTCGCAAGGAAGAGCTCATCACGCCGCGCTCGGACCTGCAGAAGACCTACGTGCTGCGCCGCATCCTCAACCCGATGGGCCCGCAGGACGCGATCGAGTTCCTCATCGACAAGCTGCGCCAGACCAAGCAGAACTCCGAGTTCTTCGACTCGATGAACACCTGA
- the coaE gene encoding dephospho-CoA kinase (Dephospho-CoA kinase (CoaE) performs the final step in coenzyme A biosynthesis.) produces the protein MTFVLGLTGSIGMGKSTTAGLFEKRGVPLHDADAAVHRLHRGRAVVPIAAAFPGTVVDGAVDRARLGAAVLGKPDALKRLEAILHPLVREEEEAFLARCRAEGAGLAVIDVPLLLETGGQGRCDAVLVVTAPAEVQRERVLARPGMTADKLEAILSRQMPDAEKRRHAHFLVDTSRGLMAAERQVGSILMALAGRPGRGAASNS, from the coding sequence ATGACTTTCGTGCTGGGCCTGACGGGCTCGATCGGGATGGGCAAATCGACCACGGCCGGGCTTTTCGAAAAGCGCGGCGTGCCGCTGCACGATGCCGACGCGGCTGTGCACCGGCTGCATCGCGGCCGGGCGGTGGTGCCGATCGCGGCAGCCTTTCCCGGTACAGTCGTCGACGGTGCCGTCGATCGTGCAAGGCTTGGGGCAGCGGTGCTCGGGAAACCCGATGCGCTCAAGCGGCTCGAAGCCATCCTCCACCCGCTGGTACGGGAGGAGGAGGAAGCCTTCCTCGCGCGCTGCCGGGCCGAAGGCGCCGGGCTTGCAGTCATCGACGTCCCGCTCCTGCTGGAGACCGGAGGCCAAGGACGGTGCGATGCCGTGCTCGTCGTCACGGCCCCCGCCGAGGTCCAGCGCGAGCGCGTCCTCGCGCGGCCGGGCATGACCGCGGACAAGCTGGAGGCGATCCTGTCCCGCCAGATGCCGGATGCGGAGAAGCGTCGGCATGCCCATTTCCTTGTGGACACGTCGCGCGGCCTCATGGCCGCGGAGCGGCAGGTCGGCTCTATCCTGATGGCGCTCGCCGGTCGCCCCGGGCGCGGCGCTGCCAGCAACTCCTGA
- a CDS encoding Tim44/TimA family putative adaptor protein produces MQNSFDITTLVFLALAVFVAWKLRSVLGQKTGHEQPPKDPFIRRETPPMRPDQAQSPDKRDNVIRLPGAANDPAAAPVPDAERWKDIAAPDSPVGKGIEAIIRLEPDFDPQAFVSGAKSAYETIVTAFARGDRKMLKGLLAKEVYEGFEQAITDREKRGEKAESNFVSIDKADLTAVDVKGKTAQITVAFVSQLISVTRDAQGNVVDGSADQVSEVNDIWTFSRQLGSRDPNWLLVATEAGA; encoded by the coding sequence ATGCAAAATTCCTTCGACATTACGACTCTGGTCTTCTTGGCTCTGGCCGTTTTCGTCGCCTGGAAGCTGCGCTCGGTTCTCGGTCAGAAGACCGGACACGAGCAGCCGCCGAAGGATCCGTTCATCAGGCGCGAGACGCCGCCGATGCGTCCGGATCAGGCGCAGTCGCCGGACAAGCGCGACAATGTCATCCGCCTGCCGGGTGCGGCCAATGATCCCGCTGCGGCTCCGGTGCCGGATGCCGAGCGCTGGAAGGACATTGCTGCTCCCGATTCTCCCGTCGGGAAAGGCATTGAGGCGATCATTCGCCTGGAGCCGGATTTCGATCCGCAGGCCTTCGTGAGCGGCGCCAAATCGGCCTACGAGACCATCGTCACGGCCTTTGCCCGCGGCGATCGCAAGATGCTGAAGGGCCTGCTCGCCAAGGAAGTCTATGAAGGCTTCGAACAGGCGATCACCGACCGCGAGAAGCGCGGAGAGAAGGCCGAGTCGAACTTCGTCTCGATCGACAAGGCGGATCTGACCGCCGTCGACGTCAAGGGCAAGACGGCGCAGATCACCGTGGCGTTCGTCTCGCAACTGATCAGTGTGACGCGCGACGCTCAAGGCAATGTCGTCGACGGCAGCGCCGATCAGGTCTCGGAGGTCAACGACATCTGGACCTTCTCGCGCCAGCTCGGCAGCAGGGATCCCAACTGGCTGCTCGTCGCCACCGAAGCCGGAGCGTGA
- the dnaQ gene encoding DNA polymerase III subunit epsilon yields MREIVLDTETTGVEANNGDRIVEIGCVELVNHCPSGRTYHVYINPERSMPVEAFNVHGLSEEFLSDKQVFAEIAEEFAAFIADARLVIHNAAFDVGFINMEFKRVGLPPIEPANVVDSLSMARRKHPGASNSLDALCSRYGIDNSRRTKHGALLDSEILAEVYIELIGGKQASLGLGVEAAAGRPGLAAPVIEKPQRTRPLVPRLDEAAVQAHEAFILKSLKAPLWKGYLGITDEAAQ; encoded by the coding sequence ATGCGCGAGATCGTTCTCGATACGGAGACCACCGGCGTCGAAGCCAATAATGGCGACCGCATCGTCGAGATCGGCTGCGTCGAGCTGGTCAACCACTGCCCCAGCGGTCGCACCTATCACGTCTACATCAATCCCGAGCGCTCGATGCCCGTCGAGGCCTTCAACGTCCATGGGCTCTCGGAGGAGTTCCTGTCCGACAAGCAGGTCTTTGCCGAGATCGCCGAGGAGTTCGCCGCGTTCATCGCTGACGCCCGGCTGGTGATCCATAACGCCGCCTTCGACGTCGGCTTCATCAACATGGAGTTCAAGCGCGTCGGCCTGCCGCCGATCGAGCCGGCCAATGTGGTCGATTCGCTTTCGATGGCGCGCCGCAAGCATCCCGGCGCTTCCAACAGCCTCGATGCCCTCTGCTCGCGCTATGGCATCGACAACAGCCGCCGTACCAAGCACGGTGCGTTGCTCGACTCCGAGATTCTGGCCGAGGTCTATATCGAGCTGATCGGCGGCAAGCAGGCTTCGCTCGGCCTCGGGGTCGAGGCTGCGGCCGGCCGCCCGGGCCTCGCCGCTCCGGTGATCGAGAAGCCGCAGCGTACTCGCCCACTCGTGCCGCGCCTCGACGAGGCTGCGGTCCAGGCGCACGAGGCCTTCATCCTTAAATCTCTGAAGGCCCCGCTCTGGAAGGGCTATCTCGGCATCACCGACGAAGCAGCACAGTAA
- the hemJ gene encoding protoporphyrinogen oxidase HemJ: MYEWIKAFHVMAVISWMAGMLYLPRLMVYHSEAQVGSIQSETFKVMERRLLKGIINPAMIATWVLGLYLAWYAFAFKGGWLHAKFLLVIILSGIHGVLVRRVKDFAADKNSRSARYYRILNEVPALLMVGIVILVIVKPF, encoded by the coding sequence ATGTATGAATGGATCAAAGCTTTCCACGTCATGGCAGTCATCTCCTGGATGGCCGGGATGCTCTATCTGCCGCGGCTAATGGTGTATCATTCGGAGGCGCAGGTCGGCTCGATCCAGTCTGAGACCTTCAAGGTCATGGAGCGGCGGCTGCTCAAGGGCATCATCAACCCGGCGATGATCGCGACTTGGGTGCTCGGACTTTACCTCGCCTGGTACGCCTTCGCCTTCAAGGGTGGCTGGCTGCATGCCAAATTCCTGCTCGTCATCATCCTTTCGGGAATCCATGGTGTGCTGGTCCGACGGGTGAAGGATTTCGCCGCGGACAAGAACAGCCGGTCGGCGCGCTACTATCGGATTCTCAACGAGGTGCCGGCGCTGCTCATGGTGGGCATCGTCATTCTCGTCATCGTGAAACCGTTCTGA
- a CDS encoding Maf family protein, translating to MTRLWLSPAPLVLASGSATRRDMLFAAGLPVEIIKPEVDERAIEKPLTEQAVSADRIASALAEAKALAVSKLHAGRIVLAADQTLTCEGRSFHKPETAAATADQIAALAGRIHELHSAFALAQDGVVLAQGRETARLTMRPLGPSFIAHYVEAAGPAILSSVGGYQLEGLGAQLFEWIEGDHFTILGLPLLPVLTALRELGHVDR from the coding sequence ATGACGCGGCTCTGGCTTTCGCCGGCGCCGCTCGTCCTCGCCTCGGGCAGCGCCACGCGCCGGGACATGCTGTTTGCGGCTGGGCTTCCCGTGGAAATCATAAAGCCCGAGGTCGATGAGCGGGCCATCGAGAAACCTCTCACCGAGCAGGCGGTTTCCGCGGATCGGATCGCATCGGCTCTGGCGGAAGCCAAGGCGCTCGCCGTGTCGAAGCTGCACGCCGGCCGGATCGTCCTGGCTGCCGATCAGACATTGACCTGCGAGGGCCGCTCCTTTCACAAGCCGGAGACCGCAGCCGCTACCGCCGACCAGATTGCAGCGCTCGCGGGGCGGATCCATGAGCTGCATTCTGCCTTCGCTCTGGCGCAGGATGGAGTGGTCCTGGCCCAGGGACGCGAAACCGCACGACTAACCATGCGCCCGCTCGGGCCGTCATTCATCGCCCATTATGTCGAGGCCGCCGGCCCGGCCATTCTTTCGAGCGTCGGCGGCTATCAGCTCGAGGGGCTGGGCGCCCAGCTCTTCGAGTGGATCGAGGGGGATCATTTCACCATCCTCGGCCTGCCGCTCCTGCCTGTGCTGACGGCTCTGCGTGAGCTTGGCCATGTCGACCGCTGA
- the secB gene encoding protein-export chaperone SecB encodes MANELPNGNGAGAEDTAPSLNALIQYTKDFSFENPKAPRALAQQEAQNGPQMSLQVNVSTTGLGGPDYETVLKLEGKAELNNETLFAFDLSYAGVFRLQNIPEEHIHPVLVIDCARLLFPFARQIIAEAVQNGGFPAFYVPPIDFAALYQQRMQETAQPGAANS; translated from the coding sequence ATGGCCAACGAACTTCCCAACGGCAACGGCGCCGGCGCCGAGGATACGGCTCCGAGCCTCAACGCCCTGATCCAATACACCAAGGATTTCTCCTTCGAAAACCCGAAGGCGCCGCGTGCGCTCGCCCAGCAGGAGGCCCAGAACGGCCCGCAGATGTCGCTGCAGGTCAATGTCAGCACGACCGGCCTCGGCGGCCCCGACTACGAGACCGTGCTGAAGCTCGAGGGCAAGGCCGAGCTCAACAACGAGACGCTGTTCGCCTTCGATCTCAGCTATGCCGGCGTCTTCCGGCTGCAGAACATCCCGGAGGAGCACATCCATCCGGTGCTGGTGATCGACTGCGCGCGCCTGCTCTTCCCCTTCGCGCGCCAGATCATCGCCGAGGCCGTGCAGAACGGCGGCTTCCCGGCCTTCTACGTGCCGCCGATCGATTTCGCCGCGCTCTACCAGCAGCGCATGCAGGAGACCGCCCAGCCCGGCGCCGCCAACTCCTGA
- a CDS encoding shikimate dehydrogenase, which produces MSPRCFVIGHPIAHSRSPLIHGEWLRQYGIAGSYTGFDVAPADLPSFVMRLREGEFAGGNVTVPHKEAMMALVDEISDAGRAVGAVNTLWRDGDRILADNSDVPGFLAHLDATVPDWESRVNTVLVLGAGGAARGIAFGFQSRGVGRILIANRSRDRADELVSAFGAPLEAVDWERRGAAVGEADLIVNTTALGLQGKPPLDIDLSRLRPGTIVDDIVYVPLKTDLLVQAERRGGVIVDGLGMLLHQAVPGFTRWFGVTPEVTPALRDLVEADILKA; this is translated from the coding sequence ATGTCTCCTCGCTGCTTCGTCATCGGCCACCCCATCGCGCATTCGCGTTCGCCGCTGATCCATGGCGAATGGCTGCGGCAATATGGAATCGCCGGCTCCTATACGGGTTTCGACGTGGCGCCCGCCGATCTGCCGTCCTTCGTGATGCGTCTGCGTGAAGGGGAATTCGCCGGCGGCAACGTCACGGTTCCGCACAAGGAAGCCATGATGGCGCTGGTCGACGAGATCAGCGATGCGGGCCGGGCGGTCGGGGCGGTCAACACGCTCTGGCGCGACGGCGACCGGATTCTTGCCGACAACAGCGATGTTCCGGGCTTCCTTGCCCATCTCGACGCAACGGTTCCCGATTGGGAGAGCCGGGTGAATACGGTGCTTGTCCTGGGCGCTGGCGGTGCCGCGCGGGGCATCGCCTTCGGCTTCCAGTCCCGCGGGGTTGGCCGGATCCTGATCGCCAATCGCAGCCGCGATCGGGCTGACGAACTCGTCTCAGCCTTCGGCGCTCCATTGGAAGCCGTCGACTGGGAACGGCGCGGTGCGGCTGTGGGCGAGGCCGACCTCATCGTCAACACGACGGCACTTGGCCTGCAGGGCAAGCCGCCGCTGGACATCGATCTCTCGCGTCTGCGTCCGGGCACTATCGTCGACGATATCGTCTATGTGCCGCTCAAGACGGATCTGCTGGTCCAGGCGGAACGGCGCGGCGGCGTCATCGTCGATGGTCTCGGCATGCTGCTGCACCAGGCCGTTCCGGGTTTCACCCGCTGGTTCGGCGTGACGCCCGAGGTGACGCCGGCGCTGCGCGATCTGGTGGAAGCCGATATCCTGAAAGCCTGA